Genomic segment of Vibrio natriegens NBRC 15636 = ATCC 14048 = DSM 759:
TCGGTGAAAGATGGTAAAGAGGCATACAACACCTTGCTTGAGATGGCTCGAGAGGGTGACATCTACGAGCAAATTTCTTTGGTGATTTCTGATATCGAAATGCCAGAGATGGACGGCTACACCCTAACCGCTGAAATTCGCAGAAATGCGGATTTGAAAGACCTTTATGTTATTCTCCACTCTTCCTTAAGTGGCGTATTTAACCAAGCTATGGTTGATCGCGTGGGAGCGAACACCTTCATTGCGAAATTTAATCCAGACGAACTGGGTAACGCGGTTAAAACTGCATTAATACAATAAAGAGACATGAATGACTGCTATTACAATTGGCGATCAAGAGTATCGTGACTTTAGCCGTTTTCTCGAAGCGCAATGTGGAATTGTGCTAGGCGATAGTAAGCAGTACTTAGTGCGCAGTCGATTAAGTCCGTTAGTGACCAAGTTTAAGCTCACTTCGTTGTCTGATTTACTGCGTGATGTGGTCTCAGGCCGCAATCGGGAACTACGTATTGCGGCTGTGGATGCGATGACAACCAACGAAACGTTATGGTTTCGAGATACGTATCCGTTCACGGTTTTAGCTGAGAAATTATTGCCGGAAGTCGCGGCAAACAAACGGCCAATTAAAATCTGGTCAGCCGCCAGTTCATCGGGTCAAGAACCGTACTCCATCGCAATGACGATTTTGGAAACGCAGCAGCGTAAACCGGGATTGTTGCCAAGCGTTTCTATCACCGCAACCGACATTTCGAGCAGTATGCTGGAGATGTGTCGCGCTGGCGTGTATGACAATTTAGCGTTGGGGCGTGGTCTCTCTCCGGAACGTCGTCGAGTCTTTTTTGAAGACAACGGAGATGGCCGCATGAAAGTGAAAGACAATGTAAAACGTCTGGTCAACTTTCGCCCGCAAAACTTGCTCGACAG
This window contains:
- a CDS encoding protein-glutamate O-methyltransferase; translated protein: MTAITIGDQEYRDFSRFLEAQCGIVLGDSKQYLVRSRLSPLVTKFKLTSLSDLLRDVVSGRNRELRIAAVDAMTTNETLWFRDTYPFTVLAEKLLPEVAANKRPIKIWSAASSSGQEPYSIAMTILETQQRKPGLLPSVSITATDISSSMLEMCRAGVYDNLALGRGLSPERRRVFFEDNGDGRMKVKDNVKRLVNFRPQNLLDSYALVGKFDIIFCRNVLIYFSPEMKSKVLNQMANQLNPGGYLLLGASESLTGLTDRFEMVRCNPGIIYKLK